Below is a window of Panthera leo isolate Ple1 chromosome B4, P.leo_Ple1_pat1.1, whole genome shotgun sequence DNA.
AGTCTGGCCCGCTAAGGTGTCGGCACCCTCCGTCTGGAGCTGCCAGTGTGCATCTCCCAGGGAGGCCAGAGCCAACATTCCTGTGACTGACAGCCGGAGCTCTGTTTCTTGTGGCCATTACGTGTGGAGGAGGACAATGTATTGCCCCCAAATTATTTCCTGGCACAGGGcagcaaagatttcttttttataaaatgtaaggGGTTGAACTCAGACTAGCCAGGCTGAAACTTCCAGCCAAGGCCACCTTCTAAGGAAATTCAGGCAGGGGGTAATGGCACATCTTTGAGAGCGGTCTTCCCCGCCCTGAgaatcctcccctcccctcagcctcgCATCCAGAGATGGTGCtgtctgcctcctgccctctgcaGTCTGGAGCCTTCAGTGTTTAGAAGGGAATCTCGGGGTCCCAGCTGCCTAAACGTGCTCTCTAGCAGATAAGGAAGTCATATTCACAATCCCCACTAGGTGGCCAACGAGAGTCACGGTGAGAGGCAAGTCTGGCTATTTGGAGTGCAGAGTGAGGGCAGGAAGTCTGACTACTCATAAGGCTTCTTCAGCTCTTGGGGTCATCACTCAGTACTCACAGGGCCGTCATAGATGTGACTGTAATAGTCAACCAGGCCCTCCTTCTCTTGCATGTAGAAGCGGATCCAGTTATGGAAGCCAGTGACTTTGCCTTTTTTGACTTCACCTATAATAAAGAGTTCAAGGTGGGTGATCTGGGCCTCCCCTCCAACCCCTACGGCCCCTCCCATGCCGAGGCTGTCCCCCTTCTTCAGGCTTTGGCTTGTAGCATGCACACCTGCTCAGTCCCTTGCCCTGACTTCCCAGCATCCCACACATCCCTAACTCTCACCTAGGAAAgcctccccccccaaccctttCAGCTCAAGCTCTTGGGAGGATTCCTCCTCCTGGCTGGCCCTGGTGATCAATCTGGATACTCCTCTCAGCCATTTCCCCAGGAGCAAGCCAAACCTGGTGGGAGTTTCATGGGGTGGGACAGTGGGGAGAAAGCCCATGGCCCTCTTGGAAAGCAGAGGACCATCCAGAGGTAGACGGTCATACCCCCCAAACACATCTCCCTTCCTATGTGTGCCCTTGGGGAGCCCCAGTATCtggtctcctttcctctccagaTACTCCAGAAGAGACCGTTCTTCAAAAACGGCTCCTCAGACGTGTCCCTCCCCGTTAGCTGGCTTGGCTGCCGATTCATCAGTGCCCAATGCCGCCCTACTCCTGAGGGAAGCTCTCTTCATTCCTCCAACTGTTTCTTTCCAAGCAGAACAATCTCACCTGAGAAGACATGTTCAAAGCCACTTGAGTCTTCCTCTCCATTGCCTCTTGAGTAGAGCCCAAACCACATGTTCTTCAAGTCACCGACAAACTCTTGTTCCGAGCTGTAGCGGTCTGCGGAGAGGAACACGGAGGACTCAGGAGAGGAGAAGGTGGGACCAGGTcctgggaagcagggaagggtcgCCTGCTCCAGCACATCAAGAGACACACAGGTTCAACCATCAAATATGTATTCAGTTGTGTATTCAATAACTATCCACAGTGCCTCTGTTCTGTGCCAAGCCAGATAAAGGCTGAGGATCCAGCAGGGAAAGGCAAGGACAAGATCCTTGCCTTCATGGTTTCCGTTCCAGTGAAGAGACAAATATTAAACAATATGATAGAAAATAAgtgccataaagaaaataaagcagagcaTCCCATGATgactggaggtggggtgggggtagggggctcTTCTAGAAAAGAAGGTCAGAAAGGCTTCTCAGAGAAGGTAGCACTAATCAGAGACCTGAAGGAGTCAGCCATGTGAAACCAGGGGGAGAGATTCTTCCACGTAGAGGGAGCAGCAGGTACAAGGCTCTAAGATGACTTGGGCTTCGTGTTCAGAGCGAAGAAAAAGTCAGTGTGGCCGGAGCATAGTGGGCTGCAGGGGAGAGTGGTAGGAGAGGCAGTCTGAGAGGTAGGCAGCAGCCCCCCACACAAGCCATGGCAAGAAAGCTGGGTGTCACCAAAAAGTAattgtacaaaaatattttagacgTACCAAGTACGTTCTATGTGCCTGAAATGTTTTAAGTGCTTTCAGTCCGCACACTGACGGTTCACATAAGGTTGATACTAATTATCCCCaatttagaaatgaggaaatcgAGGCAGATCTAGGCTATGTAACTCACACAAGATCACGCAGTTAATGACCGGTAAATATGGCCCGTGAGCTCACGCGATCGTTACCTACGGCAACTGGTCTCTCGACTCTTTCATAGCTTCTGAGAGGACAAAGAGCCACCAAAAGTTTTTAAGCAGGGAAATTATGCGATAGCTTTGTTTTCAAAGGCtcactctgggggcgcctgggtggctcagtcggttgagcggccgacttcggctcaggtcatgatctcgcagtccttgggttcgagccccgtgttgggctctgtgctgacagctcggagcctggagcctgtttcggattctgtgtctccctctgtctctgaccctcccctgttcatgctctgtctctctctctgtctcaaaaatagataaatgttaaaaaaaaaaaaaaaaaaggctcactCTGGCAGTATATGTAAAAAGCCAGCAGGGACACCAGTTTTGAGGCTAACGCCTTGTCCAGGTCTGAAACCGCAGTGACAGCCATGGAGGAGGGGTGAGAAGCAGGGAGGTAGATCTTGAAGGAGGATGTGCTGGACATTACTGATGGGGCAGTTGGAGGTGAGGAGCTGTGAAGCAAAGAGAAGAACTGAATATAATTCCCGGGGTTTGGGCCTGAGCATTGGGATAAGCTGTGGTGTCACTGATGGGATGGCGCAGCCCGAGGAAGGAGGTCTGGAAGAAGAGGTGGGAAGCGTGAGTTCTCTCCCCACTAAGTTCTGAGTAGATGCCATGAGAGCCACGTGAGACGTCAGAGAGGCAGCGGGGAAAAGTTGGGGCTGGAGCTCTAATTTAGGGAGCCATCAGATATCGACTGCCTGCCGCCCAGAATTGTGTGCTGGAGGCTACCAAAGAGGTACCAGACATCTTCCCTCCTTTCAAGGACTTAAAGCACAgccagaaaacaagaaacaatacACATGAAATAAGACAATGGTTTCACCATCTGAAGGGCTACCACTTACCCGGTGCTCGGCTTTCCCCTcggtgctttacatgcattaatcTGCCGagaccccatttcacagataaggctCAAACAGGGAAGATCATTTGCCCGACAAGTGGCACGGTCTCTCCGGCCCAAGGCGATTTGGGGctaccccaccacccccccaccgcaAACCCTTGACCTCTGAGGAGATGCTGAAAGCCAGCAGTGAGCTGGGGCAGGTGCAGCTTCAGCAGTGTGGGATGTGAGCTAGACCTGGAAGGACGGTCTGGATTTGGACAGGGAGAGAGGTGAGGACAGGATAAGTAGTGGAACAGGCTGGCCCCAGTATCGAATCCCTGGGTCCCAGAGAACTCGCAACTTCCCTCATGGTCTCAGACAGGTCACCTAGCCCGTGTGAGCCTCCGCTTCTCTCCTCTGACAAGCTGGAGGGCTGCCTTGACCTCCAAGACTCTCTCCTGTGTTTACTGCAGAGGAGCACCAGGGGGCAGTGCCGGCTCGCGCCCTCTTCACAGGGATTACTTGTGTGTCACCGGCTTTACCTAAAAATGCGTGTCACTCACTCTTAAGGGAAGGTGGGCAGGTGGAATGCAGAGGCTCTGAGGCAGGGGAAAGACCTGGACAGAGCTGCCCACGAGGCAGAGCCCGGCTGCCTGGAGTTCACGAGAGGCATCTGCACGACCCTAACAAACACAACCCCATGCCAAAAAGTCCTGCGGCTCAAACCTTTTTTTGGTCTGATTCAAATGTGTCCCTGTCTGGAGCCGCTCCAAACAGAACCCCTCCTGGGAGAACGTCCCTCTCTGAACTTTTGGTGATTTTCTGTTGCTGTTTCTGTTgtgaaaaaggagggaggagaatcAGGGACCCTATGTGCCCCAGAAAGTGGCGCTGCCCCTGGGAGCGGCTgcggtggggtggagtggggtgacTCCCCATCCTGCAGAGACTCTGAGACTGAAGCAGTGAGTGGCGGGGATAAATGAGGCAGCTAAGGGTAGATCAAAAAGAGAGGCGACCTCCAAGCCAGACAGAGGCCTTCTTCAGCCCCCCAGGGCCACGGTCTGTCCTGGGCTCCTCgctggccccttccctgcccctcgcAGGCATCCACTGGCCACTACAAGGTCCCCACCTGCTCTCTTCGCCTCCCCACCATGGAGCCCCAGGGCTGGCAGGCTCTCCTGCAGACACCCTCGTCCTCAGCACCGCCTCCTGGGGCCCGGGGAGGCTCACTCACTCTGGTGATGGAGGAAGGCATAGAGTTCCTTCATGACTGCCGTCTTCATGACCTCTCTGAGGAAGGCATCCTGCTCGGCCAGCTGCTGGGCACTGAAGTGCTCCCCACGGCCCGTGGCCCGCTGGTAGTTGTTGAGGAGGTTGATGAAGGCGGCATAGGTCGGCTTGGAAAACAGCTTCTCGTTGACATATGTGAAGAgcctggggaaggcagagggaggctcAGTGAGAGGCCGAACATGGAGCAAAAAACCCCCCACGGGAACTGCCAGACAGgccagggcaggcaggggagggttGGGTTGGGGAGCAGAGCGGGGACTCGAGATGCTCTCCAAGGGTGTACGTGAGGTCACTCTTTTCGTCCCCTTCAGCTCTTGGAAGGTCAGTTCTATTATCGGCCCAATCACAGCAACCCTCCCAACGGGACACCCACAGTCCCTCAAGACGACTTTATTTGTCTctggagacctttttttttttttcctcaacctTTGATCCTTCCTGCCTTGAGGAGAGAAGaacaggggcagggaaggaagcaaaGCCGGGGTGGGAGCAGGTAGGGGGGACTTTGCTGGAAGAGGAGTGACGAGAACTCACGGCTCTGGGCAGCAGTCCACTTGGTCTCTGGTCTCCGAGGGCGAGATGCGGTTTTGGCTGTTAATAATGACATCTTCCTTCTGGGCTTTGTTGGTGTCTGCCCTGTAGATCTTCTCAGAGATGCTCTGCAGCTCCTCCTTGGTTATGGCGTCACTGCTGTAGGAGAAGCCCTCTAGAAGGAATTCGTGAGGGGTATCTCAGCCCAAGGcaggcccgggggcgggggcagcgaTCTGCGTGCCCCCTCTCTTGGGCAACTTCCAGAAGCCGGCGGCCAGGGAGACAGGCCGCATGGGTCACCCTCGTGGTtggagggcaggggcctggggcccAAAGGATACTTAAAATCAGCTCGTGGCCTTGCCCACAGAATGTCCACACAGTGTCCACACCGCCCCCTCCTCTAGGgaggttctcaaacttgggcATGCACCAGAATCCCCTGGAAGGCTTGCTAAAACAGGTCagggggccccacccccagagtttctgacaGTGGGTCTGGGGGAAGCGccagagtttgcatttctaataaatccTCAGGTGTTCCTGCTGCTGCAGGGTTCCCCCTGCACAACTACCAGGGGGAACAGTAGTGTTCCCCCTGGACAACTACTGCTCTGGAGAGTTCCTCCGTCTCTGGGGCTGTGCTAAAGGGAGCAGGAGACTGACCGTGGCCACACAGGCTCTCGAAATCCTTGCAGCAGTTCCCAAACTCTGGGCAGCGGGCATCACAGTGGCATGGTTGGTGCCTGTCGAAGGCCTCCTGGCAGCGGTCCCGGCAGGAGCTGGGCGCCGAGTACAAGTCTGAGAAAACAGGGGagggcgggtgtgtgtgtgtgtgtgtgtgtgtgtgtgtgtgtgtgtgtgtctgtgtctgtgtgtgcgtgcgtgcgtgcgtgtgtgtgtgtgtgtgtgtgtgtgtgtgtgtgtacgcggcAGACCACTAGAGGGCGCCCCTCCATCCGATGGCCAGTTCGCCCTCTCCAACCCCCCAGCCTCGCCCTCGCCCTCGTGCACTCCTATTCCAGATCtccagggaaggaaaacaaacaagctaAGTTGGTGCACACCCTTCGCAGTCCGGAAGCCCTTTCAGAGAGGCCGAACTCTACTTTCTGGCCTGTTGTTTTTATAATCTTcccactctaaaaataaaatctcttcccccttccctctgtaGGCCTCAGACTCCCTTCCTGCCTACAGCCCAGGCTGCGGAGGCCAGCCCTCTCACCACCTCCAGGtgctgggttggggtggggggtgtccatCTGGCTTAGACCTGGGCCTGTGGCCACCGGGATGGCTGACCCCTCCTTGTCACCCTTTCATGTCCCCACTCCTCTGGCCTGAGGGCCCTGCTTTAGGAAGGCCAACTTACGGCTCGATGGggcctctgtctcttcctccagctCCAGGAATGGCTCTGGCTCATTGGGGTCCTCTTCCACTataggtcagagaaagaaagtCACCAACCACCCCCGTGGGGTCCCTTCCCTTTATCTCGGTTCTCAGATCCCCCAACCTCAGGGACAAGCAGTGCAGCGGCAGAGAATACAAAACAGGGGCTGAGGCGCAGGGGGTAAGGCCCACATGAAGAAGGAGACAGACTGAAAATGGCTGCAGACTGTATAAAAAGCGAAAGGAATCTCCGCAGGGGACAACTCTTGCTTGCCACGTTAGCATTCAGGTATTCGGCGGGATCGGCTGAAACGGGAGATCTATTTGTATTTGTTCATCTGTGTAAAGGGGAGGGGTGGCAGAGGTGGTGCCTTCTGGACTGAAAACTCTGATTTTCTTATGACTTTTCTTTAGTCTAAGTTGGTAGATGGACAGGCTTGACATTCTCCAAATGACAAGGCCCTCACTCACTTAGAACATCCCTTACCTGTAACAACTCCCCGTCAGAGTCAAGGGTGAACTccacccaggccctccaggaCCGAGAACTGTTTGCTGAGATACcaacttcccttctttctttacaACACTTGGCAGTGGCCACAGAGACTGTCTGGGGGGAGGGCGTGTACAGAAAAGCACGTTCTTAATGCTGCCCTATTCCCTGGCCTGCAGGCTGTGTGACTGCAGCCCCGCTCTGGGCAGAGCAGGGTGGgcggagtggggggtggggaggaggaggaaggctaCTCCTGGGGACTCTGAGCTCCTCTCCCAGGCGCTAATTTGCCCCGAAGAAGCAACACTATTACAAAGCACTTCAGAATCTGTTAGTGAGCTTTCTGGAGAGTGTTGTGTTATTACCATCAGAACCGCGGGTCGGCTGATTCATTCAGCCAACCGATATCTTCTGATCACTTACTTTGCGCCAGGCTGCATGTTCTAAGTGCTGACAATCCGCAGGGTTCTCGACGCAGCCAATGTTATGCTAAATGGACTTTCAAGGGCTGATTTAGAGTCTGGAGCGTGAGCATcgtctatatttttttttttctgtggggAAAGGATTCTGCGTTGCAAATCAGAGACTTGGAGATGGACTGGCTCCAAAGCTAAGTATTGTCTCTGCTGTGAAATGCCAGCCCGATGGTCCAAGGTGAACGGGCTCTCCTGTGTCTCCTGAATAGGGCAcaaggcaggggaaaggggcaggctCTGATTCTGGCAGTGAGCTCCGGACCTGGGTTTCCCTACCTGGGCCTGATCAGCAGAACTTCTGCTGGTGGTGTTTTTGTGTAAATTGAACGAGGGTTCCTTCAGGGTGGAAGCAGCTCGGTGAACACATGGCCAGGTCAGCAGATACCAGAATTTACTTCGGGAAAATTAGGAAAAGGTACTCCTTCCTCTCAGCAGACCGAGCTCTTCATCAGGGCACATGGCTCAGCAAGAAGGGTATCGATTCAATTTTGGTCCAGCTTGCCTTCTCAGCCAGGTGgccttgtgcagtgcacaacctgcacaACCGTATGCGGTGGTCTTGCTGGCCATTACCTACCATTGGCTTCAGTGATCACGTTTACCAAACTGAGAAGCAGGGCACATGGTTTGGCAGTGAACTTAGCAAGGCTTTGTGTCACAAAGCAGAAGACCATTTATCTGGTGCTCTACAACATTGGAGGCACCCAAGCGGGGGAATTATTCAAAATTCTTTTGTCAAACGATTCCTTTAAAACTATGTTGTTAGCATAGCAGAGAAACAATTGGCTTTTGAGGGTGGTGCGTGTCCCGTTCAATCGCTAGGCAGGGAATGACAGATTGGAGATGTTGCAGCCACTGGGTCCACTCATTATAGGACAAGTAGAGTGAGTCACAACAGTACTGTGACGCGCGCAGTCTTCCCGGTGGCTTGAACATCGGGAGGTTCGATGCCATTATTACACTTCTGCGATTTAACGTGTTGAATAACAACTGGTAACGTAATTCACACTATATTAACGTTTGCTCTCATTTTGTTGTTGGGGGAATTACTTAAACTTCTGAGATAGGACTGTTAATCCTGACAGTTCAGACATATACTCCAGGTAAATGCCATCTATTTTCCTTTACGTTGGGGTTTTACAATGGGGACGTCCTAAAATACCTGGGACGAATAGTGGCCAAATCCCTGACccttgctctgtgcctcagtgtccccattcGGGCCCTTTGAGCCCTGTCATCAGTCTTGAACCCCGCGATGAACCGCTGGATGCCCAAGCCAGCGTCCCTTCAGGCAGGCTGGGCATGCGCCTGGACTTGGCCTGGCGTGCTGTGCCTCCCAGAGCCCTCACTCCTCAAGGAGCCTCACCGGTACACAGATGGTCATAGTCTTCACAGCAATCCCCGTGCCGGGGACACCGGCGGTCACACTGGCAAGCAGCATCCCGGTTAAATTTCTCATTACAGCGAGACGCACATGACTCCATTTTTCCTGTGGACAGTGAAGGTCACAAACTCAGTGCTGTGAGGCTCCTATTCTcctcatccaggtgccccctgcagTAGGGTTTGCAGATGGGGAAGCAGGGAAGATCATTGCTATCTGCAAGGGAGAGATACACGCGT
It encodes the following:
- the ENDOU gene encoding poly(U)-specific endoribonuclease is translated as MRACMPLIVAMLCSLAWAGKMESCASRCNEKFNRDAACQCDRRCPRHGDCCEDYDHLCTVEEDPNEPEPFLELEEETEAPSSHLYSAPSSCRDRCQEAFDRHQPCHCDARCPEFGNCCKDFESLCGHEGFSYSSDAITKEELQSISEKIYRADTNKAQKEDVIINSQNRISPSETRDQVDCCPEPLFTYVNEKLFSKPTYAAFINLLNNYQRATGRGEHFSAQQLAEQDAFLREVMKTAVMKELYAFLHHQNRYSSEQEFVGDLKNMWFGLYSRGNGEEDSSGFEHVFSGEVKKGKVTGFHNWIRFYMQEKEGLVDYYSHIYDGPWDSYPDVLAMQFNWDGYYKEVGSAFIGSSPEFEFALYSLCFIARPGKVCQLSLGGYPLAIQTYTWDKSTYGNGKKYIATAYVVSSTQ